The following coding sequences lie in one Synergistota bacterium genomic window:
- a CDS encoding type Z 30S ribosomal protein S14 produces the protein MARKALMVKAQKEPKFKVRKYNRCPLCGRPRAFLRKFNMCRICFRKLAREGKIPGVIKSSW, from the coding sequence TTGGCAAGAAAAGCTTTAATGGTAAAGGCACAGAAAGAGCCTAAGTTCAAGGTAAGAAAATACAATAGGTGTCCTTTATGTGGTCGCCCACGTGCTTTTTTAAGGAAGTTTAATATGTGTCGCATCTGTTTCAGGAAACTCGCTCGTGAGGGGAAGATTCCTGGAGTTATAAAGTCGAGCTGGTGA
- the rplF gene encoding 50S ribosomal protein L6, translating to MSRIGKMPIELPKGVNVEIQGRKVKVSGPLGSLEMEVHPDIEVKLEGNTLRVFRPSDAKFHRAIHGTMRALLANMVEGVHKGFVKELEIVGVGYRAKMEGRKLVLSLGYSHPVEYEPPDGITIEVPEPQRIVVKGIDRHLVGQVAAIIRSFREPDSYKGKGVRYKGEEVKLKPGKAAKTA from the coding sequence TTGTCGCGTATAGGAAAGATGCCTATAGAGTTGCCTAAGGGAGTTAATGTGGAGATTCAAGGAAGAAAAGTCAAGGTATCTGGTCCTCTGGGAAGCCTAGAAATGGAAGTTCATCCTGATATAGAGGTTAAGCTTGAAGGAAATACCTTGAGAGTGTTCCGTCCTTCCGATGCTAAGTTCCATAGGGCTATCCATGGGACTATGCGTGCTCTCTTAGCAAATATGGTAGAGGGGGTTCACAAAGGGTTTGTGAAGGAACTTGAGATTGTGGGAGTTGGTTATAGAGCTAAGATGGAGGGTAGAAAACTTGTGCTCTCCTTAGGATACTCTCATCCGGTAGAGTACGAACCTCCGGATGGGATTACCATAGAGGTTCCTGAACCTCAGCGGATAGTGGTTAAGGGTATAGACAGGCATCTCGTTGGACAAGTAGCTGCGATTATACGTTCTTTCAGAGAACCCGATTCTTATAAGGGTAAAGGCGTTCGTTATAAGGGTGAGGAGGTAAAGCTTAAGCCTGGTAAAGCCGCTAAGACAGCTTGA
- the rplQ gene encoding 50S ribosomal protein L17, with amino-acid sequence MRHRKRGRKLSRSMSHRRLLLRNLAISLILNKRIITTEPKAKELRKVVERLITKAKEGTLHARRQVIAFIPHKEAVKVLFNELAPRYSDRNGGYTRILKIGERRGDSAFMAMIELV; translated from the coding sequence ATGCGTCATCGTAAAAGAGGTAGAAAGTTAAGTAGATCTATGAGCCATAGGAGGCTCTTGCTAAGAAATCTCGCTATATCATTGATACTGAACAAAAGAATAATAACGACTGAGCCTAAAGCTAAGGAGCTGCGTAAGGTGGTTGAGAGATTGATTACTAAAGCTAAAGAGGGAACCCTTCACGCAAGGAGGCAAGTCATAGCTTTTATTCCCCATAAGGAAGCAGTGAAGGTTCTCTTTAACGAGCTTGCTCCTCGTTATAGCGATAGGAATGGCGGTTATACGAGAATTCTTAAAATAGGGGAGCGTCGTGGGGATTCAGCTTTTATGGCAATGATCGAGCTCGTTTAA
- a CDS encoding KOW domain-containing RNA-binding protein → MNGGLKDLIGKVVISKAGKDKGKWYVVIGYDVENERVLVCDGEKRKIEKPKRKNLIHLQFTNYYLWDIRDKLLKGQRVLNEEVRNGIRRFVGEEEVCK, encoded by the coding sequence ATTAACGGAGGTTTAAAGGACCTAATTGGAAAAGTGGTGATTTCCAAAGCGGGAAAGGATAAGGGCAAATGGTACGTTGTAATTGGCTACGATGTGGAGAATGAGAGGGTTTTGGTATGCGATGGGGAAAAGAGAAAAATAGAAAAGCCAAAACGCAAGAATTTAATCCATCTTCAGTTCACGAATTACTATTTATGGGATATCAGAGATAAGCTCCTAAAAGGACAAAGGGTTCTTAATGAGGAGGTAAGAAATGGTATAAGAAGGTTTGTTGGGGAAGAGGAGGTGTGCAAATAA
- a CDS encoding energy-coupling factor transporter ATPase, whose amino-acid sequence MIKLLNVKFSYGDKVVFDGINLEIQDGEWIALVGANGSGKSTLAKLLNGILIPTDGDVIVDGLNTRDESSLWEIRKRVGVVFQNPDTQIVASVVEEDIAFGPENLGVPPDEIRKRVDEALEMLRLTRFRSSPTYALSGGQKQKLAIAGILAMKPRYLVVDEPTSMLDPPSREEINSILLDLHNKENLTIVYSTHNPDEVLLANRVILLKDGRIIFDGKPFDFFSDPELPWNAGVKIPVMTYIAYRIRKRGIKVNFPVFSAERLADELWQLKLRK is encoded by the coding sequence ATGATCAAGCTTTTAAACGTAAAGTTTTCATATGGAGATAAGGTTGTTTTTGATGGAATTAATCTTGAGATACAGGATGGTGAGTGGATCGCATTAGTTGGAGCCAACGGCTCTGGTAAGAGTACGCTGGCAAAGCTCCTTAATGGAATCCTGATACCTACAGATGGAGATGTGATAGTAGATGGTCTTAATACACGAGACGAGAGTTCCCTGTGGGAAATTAGAAAGCGTGTGGGAGTAGTTTTCCAAAACCCAGACACTCAAATAGTCGCTTCTGTAGTTGAGGAAGATATAGCTTTTGGTCCGGAGAATCTTGGGGTTCCTCCTGATGAGATAAGAAAGCGAGTGGATGAGGCGTTAGAGATGCTTCGTCTCACTCGCTTTCGTTCCTCTCCTACCTATGCTCTTTCGGGAGGCCAAAAGCAAAAGCTTGCCATAGCTGGTATATTAGCTATGAAACCACGATATCTTGTGGTGGATGAGCCTACATCTATGCTTGATCCTCCCTCAAGAGAGGAAATTAACTCGATATTGCTTGATCTTCACAATAAGGAAAATCTAACGATAGTCTATTCAACGCATAATCCAGATGAGGTTCTTCTCGCTAATAGGGTTATATTGCTTAAAGATGGCAGGATAATATTTGATGGAAAGCCATTTGATTTCTTTTCTGATCCTGAGCTTCCTTGGAATGCGGGGGTTAAAATACCTGTAATGACTTATATAGCCTATCGTATAAGGAAGAGGGGAATAAAGGTAAATTTTCCGGTATTTAGTGCGGAAAGGTTGGCTGATGAGCTATGGCAATTAAAGTTAAGGAAGTAG
- a CDS encoding 50S ribosomal protein L18, with protein sequence MIKVRPRQEMRKIRHERIRKKIRGTAERPRLSVFKSLNHIYTQIIDDDAGHTLVSASTLSPELKGKIRHGGNIEAAKLVGKLIARKALEKGIKKVVFDRGGHKYHGAIKALADAARSEGLEF encoded by the coding sequence TTGATCAAGGTTCGACCACGCCAGGAAATGAGGAAGATTAGGCACGAGAGGATTAGAAAAAAAATAAGAGGAACGGCAGAAAGACCCCGGCTTTCCGTTTTCAAAAGCTTAAACCATATATATACCCAGATAATAGATGATGATGCGGGACATACGTTGGTATCTGCGTCTACTCTTTCGCCCGAGCTTAAGGGAAAGATAAGGCATGGTGGCAATATAGAAGCTGCTAAGCTTGTGGGGAAGCTTATAGCGCGTAAGGCTCTTGAAAAGGGCATCAAGAAAGTTGTTTTTGATAGAGGGGGGCATAAATATCATGGCGCTATTAAAGCCCTCGCCGATGCTGCGAGATCCGAAGGTCTCGAGTTCTAA
- the rpmD gene encoding 50S ribosomal protein L30 yields MRKLRIKWVKSFIGYSKDQRDTIKALGFKRLYQTVEKPDNPQIRGMINKVKHLIEIEEGIESA; encoded by the coding sequence ATGAGAAAACTTAGGATAAAATGGGTTAAAAGCTTTATAGGCTATTCAAAGGATCAAAGGGACACGATTAAGGCGCTTGGCTTTAAAAGGCTTTATCAGACGGTGGAAAAGCCCGACAATCCCCAGATCAGGGGAATGATAAATAAGGTGAAGCACTTAATAGAGATTGAGGAGGGGATAGAAAGTGCTTAA
- the rpsK gene encoding 30S ribosomal protein S11, with the protein MARKRSRGKRKRKEKKNVPSGVAHIKATFNNTIVTITDKEGNVLCWASGGTVGYKGTRKSTPYAAQLAAEQVAKKAMDQFGMREIDVYVKGPGAGREAAIRSLQAAGLEIRTIKDVTPIPHDGCRPPKRRRV; encoded by the coding sequence ATGGCGCGTAAGAGATCACGTGGGAAGAGAAAGAGAAAAGAAAAAAAGAACGTTCCCAGTGGTGTAGCGCATATAAAGGCTACATTTAATAACACGATAGTTACTATAACGGATAAGGAGGGAAACGTTCTGTGCTGGGCGAGTGGAGGAACGGTTGGATATAAGGGAACCCGAAAGTCTACTCCGTATGCTGCTCAGCTTGCGGCTGAGCAGGTAGCTAAAAAGGCTATGGACCAGTTTGGAATGAGGGAAATAGATGTCTATGTTAAGGGTCCAGGAGCGGGAAGAGAGGCGGCTATAAGGTCTTTGCAAGCAGCCGGGTTGGAGATCAGAACTATAAAGGACGTTACCCCAATTCCCCATGATGGTTGTCGTCCCCCTAAGAGGCGCAGGGTTTGA
- the map gene encoding type I methionyl aminopeptidase, translating into MLVISSVKELAFVKEACRIVAEVLRRIEESIKPGVSTLYLDRIAERYIRSRGGIPAFKGYRGYPATICASVNEEVVHGIPSQDKILREGDIISIDVGVKYKGYYGDAARTFMVGNVSDEARELIRVTRESLSVGIGVAKKGARIGDIGEAIQNYVELHGFSVVRDYAGHGVGRELHEPPQIPNFGKRGTGPVLEEGMLLAIEPMVNAGGYEVEVLSDGWTVVTKDRSLSAHFEHTILVRKEDALVLTEV; encoded by the coding sequence ATTCTGGTAATTAGCTCTGTAAAGGAGTTGGCTTTCGTTAAAGAGGCGTGCAGAATTGTGGCGGAGGTTCTAAGGAGAATAGAGGAGTCAATCAAGCCAGGCGTAAGCACTTTATATCTTGACAGAATAGCTGAAAGGTATATAAGGAGCAGGGGAGGAATACCAGCGTTTAAAGGCTATAGGGGATATCCAGCTACCATTTGTGCTTCGGTTAATGAGGAGGTAGTTCATGGAATACCATCCCAAGATAAGATTCTGAGGGAGGGTGACATTATAAGTATAGATGTTGGCGTTAAATATAAAGGATATTATGGGGATGCAGCAAGGACGTTTATGGTCGGAAACGTGAGTGATGAAGCAAGGGAGCTTATTAGAGTAACGCGTGAGTCCTTGAGTGTTGGTATAGGAGTAGCTAAGAAGGGAGCGAGAATCGGGGATATAGGTGAGGCAATACAAAACTACGTTGAATTACATGGTTTTTCTGTTGTTCGGGATTATGCGGGACACGGCGTGGGAAGAGAGCTTCATGAGCCTCCACAGATTCCTAACTTTGGAAAACGAGGAACCGGTCCTGTTCTTGAGGAGGGGATGCTGTTAGCGATAGAGCCAATGGTTAACGCTGGTGGATATGAGGTGGAGGTTCTGTCGGATGGCTGGACCGTAGTTACCAAGGACAGATCCCTTTCAGCTCACTTTGAACATACGATTCTTGTGAGAAAGGAGGACGCCTTAGTATTAACGGAGGTTTAA
- a CDS encoding DNA-directed RNA polymerase subunit alpha, with product MKLLTPNIETKQLDSKYGLFYIEPLNRGFGVTLGNALRRVLLSSLPGAAITAVRIEGVLHEFSSIPGVREDVIEILLNVKNIKLKLFSNEPKILRIDVQGEREVKAGDIEPDSDVEIVNPDHHIATLDEDAKFRMELYVERGMGYLPLDRERNPDQPLDFMLIDAVFSPVSKVAYRVEETRYEQFMQCEKLIMEIWTDGRVSPDEALSRAANILVGYFSQFSKLVSIPEMEKEGKGSESMESDLLSLPIKELELSVRSENCLLRAGIKTVGDLIQKTPEELLKIRNLGKKSLKEIEARLQKLGLELQKGEKKAISKEGE from the coding sequence ATGAAATTGCTGACTCCTAACATCGAGACTAAGCAGCTTGATTCCAAATATGGTTTATTTTACATAGAGCCGTTGAATAGAGGTTTTGGAGTTACCCTTGGAAACGCATTAAGAAGGGTATTGCTGTCATCTTTGCCAGGAGCTGCGATTACTGCTGTTAGAATAGAGGGGGTTTTACACGAGTTCTCCTCTATACCGGGGGTTCGAGAAGACGTCATAGAGATTCTCCTTAACGTTAAGAATATAAAATTGAAGCTTTTCTCCAACGAGCCCAAGATATTAAGAATCGATGTTCAAGGGGAACGTGAAGTGAAGGCGGGGGATATAGAACCCGATAGCGATGTTGAGATAGTTAATCCAGATCATCATATAGCTACGCTTGATGAAGATGCGAAATTCCGAATGGAGCTTTATGTGGAGAGGGGCATGGGCTATCTTCCGTTGGATCGGGAAAGAAACCCTGATCAACCTCTTGACTTTATGCTTATAGATGCCGTTTTTAGCCCAGTTTCTAAGGTGGCTTATAGGGTGGAGGAAACACGGTATGAGCAGTTTATGCAATGTGAGAAACTAATTATGGAGATATGGACGGATGGGAGGGTATCACCAGATGAAGCTCTATCAAGAGCTGCTAATATTTTGGTAGGATACTTTTCTCAGTTCTCTAAGCTGGTCTCAATCCCTGAAATGGAGAAGGAAGGCAAGGGGTCGGAATCTATGGAAAGTGATTTACTTTCCCTTCCCATAAAGGAGCTTGAGTTATCTGTGAGGTCTGAAAATTGTCTCTTAAGGGCTGGTATAAAAACGGTGGGAGATCTTATTCAAAAGACCCCCGAGGAGCTCTTAAAGATAAGAAACCTTGGTAAAAAATCGTTGAAGGAGATAGAAGCGAGATTGCAGAAGCTTGGTTTGGAACTTCAAAAGGGAGAGAAGAAAGCCATCTCTAAGGAGGGAGAATAG
- the rpsE gene encoding 30S ribosomal protein S5, producing MIKKRKRIDVSGIEFKERVVSINRVCKVVKGGKRYKFSALVVVGDGEKYVGVGMGKAKEVPEAIRKGIEDAKKNVIEIKKVGNTIPHAVMGEYGAAKVFMRPAAPGTGVIAGGAVRAVLELGGIKDILTKSIGGTNNPINVAKAAIDALLKLRTVEDVERLRGGVAKL from the coding sequence ATGATAAAGAAGAGAAAACGCATAGATGTTTCCGGGATAGAGTTCAAGGAAAGGGTCGTAAGCATAAATAGAGTTTGTAAGGTAGTTAAGGGAGGAAAGAGGTATAAGTTTAGCGCGCTGGTCGTTGTGGGAGATGGAGAAAAATATGTAGGCGTTGGAATGGGTAAGGCAAAGGAGGTGCCGGAGGCTATAAGGAAGGGAATAGAAGACGCTAAGAAGAATGTTATAGAGATCAAAAAGGTAGGGAACACCATACCACACGCTGTGATGGGAGAATACGGAGCAGCTAAGGTGTTCATGAGACCCGCTGCTCCTGGAACTGGGGTTATAGCAGGAGGGGCAGTCAGAGCAGTTCTCGAGCTTGGTGGAATAAAAGATATTTTGACCAAGTCCATAGGGGGAACCAACAATCCTATTAACGTGGCCAAGGCTGCTATCGATGCTTTGCTTAAACTCAGAACGGTGGAGGATGTAGAAAGGTTAAGAGGAGGAGTGGCTAAATTATGA
- the rpsH gene encoding 30S ribosomal protein S8, producing MYVNDPIGDMLTRIRNANTAYHESVDIPLSKIKLEIAKILKREGFIKGFKIVKEGKIPMIRIFLKYGPDKERVITGLKRVSKPGLRIYVGKSKLPKVMGGLGIAIISTSSGIMTDKEAREKGIGGEVLCYIW from the coding sequence ATGTATGTTAATGATCCTATAGGCGATATGCTTACGAGAATAAGGAATGCGAATACTGCGTATCATGAGAGCGTGGATATTCCTTTGTCAAAGATCAAGCTTGAGATAGCTAAAATATTGAAGAGAGAGGGATTCATAAAGGGATTTAAGATAGTAAAAGAAGGCAAGATTCCCATGATAAGGATATTCTTGAAGTATGGCCCTGATAAGGAAAGAGTTATAACTGGATTGAAGAGAGTCAGTAAGCCAGGTTTGCGAATATATGTTGGGAAAAGCAAGCTTCCTAAGGTTATGGGAGGACTTGGAATAGCCATAATTTCTACATCAAGTGGTATTATGACAGATAAGGAAGCGCGAGAAAAGGGAATTGGAGGAGAGGTTTTGTGCTATATATGGTGA
- the rpsM gene encoding 30S ribosomal protein S13, with translation MARIAGVDLPRNKRVEIALTYIYGIGLSRSKEILRNTGVNPDKRVKDLTEEEIAKIREYIEKNFKVEGELRREVVMNIKRLIEIGCYRGLRHKLGLPVRGQRTRSNARTRKGPRRTVGAKRKK, from the coding sequence ATGGCGAGAATAGCGGGTGTAGACCTTCCTCGCAATAAGAGGGTGGAAATAGCGTTAACCTATATCTATGGCATAGGGCTATCCCGCTCTAAGGAGATCCTTCGGAATACGGGAGTTAACCCGGATAAGAGAGTGAAGGATTTAACTGAGGAGGAAATAGCTAAGATAAGGGAATACATAGAGAAAAACTTTAAGGTTGAGGGAGAGCTGAGAAGAGAAGTAGTCATGAATATAAAGAGATTGATAGAGATAGGGTGTTATAGAGGTTTGAGACATAAGCTTGGTCTGCCCGTTAGAGGGCAGAGGACGAGAAGCAACGCGAGAACCAGAAAAGGTCCAAGGCGCACCGTTGGTGCTAAGAGGAAAAAATGA
- the rpsD gene encoding 30S ribosomal protein S4: protein MGRYIGPVCRLCRAEGMKLFLKGEKCYTDKCPFSRRPFPPGMHGRDRRRKLTEYGMRLREKQKLKRIYGMREEQFKRFFEIAAKQKGMTGDNLLRLLERRLDNVVYRLGFAPSRRAARQAVSHGHILVNGRKVTVPSYLVDQGDVIEIKPKSRESELFKHIPEDSNSSSVPAWLELEAQNFRGRVLTLPEVDQIDTARMVNMQLVVEFYSR, encoded by the coding sequence ATGGGAAGATATATCGGACCGGTATGTAGATTATGCAGGGCCGAGGGAATGAAGCTGTTTTTGAAGGGGGAAAAGTGCTATACCGATAAGTGTCCTTTTTCAAGGAGGCCCTTCCCTCCAGGAATGCATGGAAGGGATAGGAGAAGAAAGCTCACGGAATATGGTATGAGATTAAGGGAGAAACAAAAGCTTAAGAGGATTTATGGAATGAGAGAAGAACAGTTTAAGAGGTTTTTTGAAATAGCGGCTAAACAAAAGGGTATGACGGGTGATAACTTGCTTAGGCTTCTTGAAAGAAGATTGGATAACGTTGTTTATAGACTCGGTTTCGCTCCGAGTAGACGCGCTGCTCGGCAGGCGGTTAGCCATGGACATATATTAGTTAATGGAAGGAAGGTAACTGTTCCTTCATACTTAGTGGACCAGGGAGATGTAATAGAGATTAAGCCCAAAAGCAGGGAGTCTGAGCTCTTTAAACACATACCCGAGGACTCTAACTCGTCTTCCGTTCCAGCATGGCTTGAGCTTGAAGCTCAGAACTTCAGAGGCAGGGTATTAACCCTACCTGAGGTTGATCAGATAGATACCGCGAGAATGGTGAATATGCAGCTTGTTGTTGAGTTCTACTCCCGTTAG
- the secY gene encoding preprotein translocase subunit SecY yields MFEPIKNLFRIPDLKRRILFTLFVLFIYRLGVHIPTPGIDTAALMKLFTKGGILGFLDLFAGGALRRFSIFALGVAPYINSAIVMQLLTVVIPYLEKLSKEGEEGRKKITQYTRYGTVLFAALQSFGLTFWLEHLGVLYDTSLASRLIIVATITAGSVFLMWLGEQISDHGVGNGISILIFAGIVARIPAGLTQTLSLLRVGELSFINVLLFVAIAILVVAGVVMVQEGQRRLPIQYAKRIVGRQIYGGQTTFLPLRVNMGGVIPIIFASSILVFPSTIAQFLPEGAKGVLSIFRPGHPIYMVAYALLIIFFTYFYTAVIFNPADVANNLKKYGGFIPGIRPGKPTADYIERILSRVTLGGAIFLAGIALLPIVLMRLVNVTTFYFGGTALLIVVGVALETVHQIEAYLIMRHYEGFIKRTGSKELFRF; encoded by the coding sequence TTGTTTGAGCCTATAAAAAATCTATTTAGAATACCTGATCTAAAGCGGAGAATACTGTTTACTCTCTTCGTTCTATTTATATATAGGCTTGGTGTTCACATTCCAACACCGGGTATAGATACTGCTGCTCTGATGAAGCTATTTACCAAGGGAGGGATCCTTGGGTTTCTGGATCTATTTGCGGGGGGAGCCCTAAGGAGATTTTCCATATTCGCTCTTGGCGTTGCCCCTTATATAAACTCTGCTATAGTAATGCAGCTTTTAACGGTCGTTATTCCCTACCTTGAAAAGTTGTCTAAGGAGGGAGAAGAGGGCAGGAAAAAGATAACTCAATACACGAGATATGGAACGGTTCTTTTTGCTGCTTTGCAATCGTTTGGTCTAACCTTTTGGCTTGAACACCTTGGAGTGCTTTACGATACGAGTTTGGCATCAAGGCTTATCATTGTTGCTACTATAACTGCTGGAAGCGTTTTCCTTATGTGGTTAGGAGAGCAGATATCAGACCACGGTGTAGGAAATGGCATATCTATACTTATATTCGCCGGTATAGTTGCGAGAATTCCCGCAGGGCTAACCCAGACTCTGTCCCTACTTAGAGTCGGAGAGCTAAGTTTTATAAACGTTTTGCTCTTCGTGGCTATAGCGATTCTCGTTGTGGCAGGTGTTGTCATGGTCCAGGAAGGACAGAGAAGATTGCCTATTCAGTATGCCAAAAGGATAGTAGGACGTCAGATATATGGAGGACAAACTACCTTTCTCCCTTTAAGGGTAAACATGGGAGGAGTTATCCCTATTATATTTGCATCTTCTATTCTTGTTTTCCCGAGTACTATAGCTCAATTTCTCCCAGAAGGAGCAAAAGGAGTGCTGTCTATTTTTAGACCTGGCCATCCTATATATATGGTAGCTTATGCGCTTCTTATAATATTCTTTACCTACTTCTATACAGCGGTTATATTTAACCCTGCTGATGTAGCTAATAATCTTAAAAAATATGGTGGATTTATTCCTGGGATAAGGCCAGGTAAGCCGACAGCAGATTATATAGAGAGAATACTATCGAGGGTAACATTGGGGGGAGCTATATTCTTAGCTGGTATTGCTCTTCTGCCGATAGTTTTGATGAGACTTGTAAATGTCACCACATTTTACTTTGGGGGTACGGCTCTCCTTATAGTGGTCGGCGTTGCTCTTGAAACGGTTCATCAAATAGAGGCATATCTTATAATGAGACATTATGAGGGATTTATAAAGAGAACTGGTAGTAAAGAGCTTTTTAGATTCTAA
- the rpmJ gene encoding 50S ribosomal protein L36 translates to MKVRASVKPRCEKCKIVRRRGKVRVICSNPRHKQRQG, encoded by the coding sequence TTGAAGGTAAGAGCGTCTGTGAAACCACGTTGTGAGAAGTGTAAAATCGTGAGACGTAGGGGAAAGGTGAGGGTTATCTGTTCTAATCCTCGTCATAAGCAAAGACAGGGATAA
- a CDS encoding adenylate kinase: protein MVFLGPPGAGKGTQASLLKSKYGIAHISTGDILREAVKKGTELGKKAREYMDRGLLVPDEIIIGIIEERLAEPDAQKGFILDGFPRTIPQAEALDRLLEKKRISLNAVFLFNANKETILERLTGRRVCKKCGALYHIRYSPPKIEGVCDKCGGELYQRDDDKEETILRRLDVYRNQTEPLIDHYRKKGILIELDANKDSKEVLAEIERWMNSGN from the coding sequence ATGGTTTTTCTTGGGCCTCCTGGTGCCGGTAAAGGTACACAGGCTTCTTTATTGAAAAGTAAATATGGAATTGCGCACATTTCCACAGGGGATATACTCAGAGAGGCAGTTAAGAAGGGGACGGAACTTGGTAAAAAGGCTAGAGAGTATATGGATAGGGGATTACTCGTACCGGATGAGATAATAATTGGAATAATAGAGGAAAGGCTTGCTGAACCAGACGCGCAGAAGGGATTTATACTCGATGGCTTTCCAAGAACCATACCTCAGGCAGAGGCTCTTGACCGTCTTTTGGAAAAAAAGCGAATATCGCTAAATGCGGTATTTCTCTTTAACGCTAATAAGGAAACAATTCTTGAACGCCTTACCGGTAGAAGGGTTTGCAAAAAGTGTGGTGCTCTTTATCACATTAGGTATTCACCTCCGAAGATAGAAGGGGTTTGTGATAAATGCGGTGGGGAGCTTTACCAAAGAGACGATGATAAGGAGGAAACAATTCTAAGAAGGCTTGATGTTTACAGAAATCAAACTGAGCCTCTTATAGATCACTATAGAAAGAAAGGTATTCTAATTGAGCTTGATGCAAATAAGGATTCAAAAGAGGTTCTTGCTGAAATAGAGAGGTGGATGAATTCTGGTAATTAG
- the infA gene encoding translation initiation factor IF-1 encodes MSKGDVIEVVGRVVEPLPNAMFKVQLENGHTVLAHVSGKMRMNFIRILPGDRVLVQISPYDISRGRIVYRYK; translated from the coding sequence ATGTCTAAGGGAGATGTAATCGAGGTTGTGGGAAGGGTGGTGGAGCCTCTCCCTAATGCCATGTTTAAGGTCCAGCTTGAAAACGGGCATACGGTTTTGGCTCACGTTTCCGGGAAAATGAGAATGAACTTTATAAGAATCCTGCCAGGTGATAGAGTTCTGGTTCAAATATCTCCATATGATATAAGCCGGGGCAGGATCGTCTATCGCTATAAATGA
- the rplO gene encoding 50S ribosomal protein L15 codes for MLKLHLLRPPKGAKRPPKRVGIGIGSGHGKTSCRGHKGQKARSGGGVRLGFEGGQTPLALRIPKRGFRNGPFRKEFAIVNVKDLNVFEEGTVITPELLLQRRIISDILDGVKILGEGELKKPLMVRAHAFSKSAIRKIESAGGKAEVI; via the coding sequence GTGCTTAAGCTGCATTTGCTTCGTCCGCCAAAGGGAGCAAAAAGACCTCCTAAAAGGGTTGGGATAGGTATAGGTTCTGGTCACGGGAAAACATCTTGCAGAGGTCATAAGGGGCAGAAGGCGAGGTCTGGCGGAGGAGTTAGGCTTGGTTTTGAGGGAGGGCAAACCCCTTTGGCTTTGAGAATTCCCAAAAGAGGTTTTAGAAACGGTCCGTTCAGGAAGGAGTTTGCGATCGTGAATGTTAAGGATTTGAACGTTTTCGAGGAGGGGACGGTTATAACCCCGGAGCTCTTGCTTCAAAGAAGGATAATTTCGGATATATTAGATGGCGTAAAGATTCTTGGAGAGGGAGAGCTTAAAAAGCCTCTCATGGTTAGAGCACACGCTTTTAGTAAATCTGCGATAAGGAAAATAGAGTCCGCTGGAGGGAAAGCTGAGGTGATATAA